The following are from one region of the Leptospira selangorensis genome:
- the prfA gene encoding peptide chain release factor 1: MLDRLEKIQQKYLKISDELTTASNPDDLKRLYKERSRLTPLFDKITEYQKLIQNKKDAEELLKTEKDGDMRSMYEEERKEAEERIESLEKELEILLLPPDPNSGKNILLEIRAGTGGEEAGLFVSDLFRMYTKYADKQGIRHEIIDSSPTGIGGLKEIIFAMENDKAYDLFKFEAGTHRVQRIPATESGGRIHTSAVTVAVLPEAEESEININENDLRVDVYRSSGSGGQHVNTTDSAVRITHIPTGIAVACQDEKSQHKNKAKAMRILSARILEKQAEEKKAAADALKKQMVGSGDRSERIRTYNFPQGRCTDHRIGFTSHNLSAIMEGDLDDLINALTEEDRVKRLANSQTN; this comes from the coding sequence ATGTTAGACAGACTAGAAAAAATACAACAAAAATACCTCAAAATATCGGACGAACTCACAACTGCGTCCAATCCGGATGATTTAAAACGACTTTATAAGGAACGTTCCCGACTCACTCCCTTATTCGATAAAATTACCGAATACCAAAAATTAATTCAGAACAAAAAAGACGCTGAAGAACTTTTAAAAACCGAAAAAGACGGGGATATGCGCTCCATGTACGAAGAAGAGCGCAAAGAAGCGGAAGAAAGGATCGAAAGTTTAGAGAAGGAGTTGGAAATCCTACTTCTTCCTCCGGATCCGAATTCAGGCAAAAATATATTACTCGAGATACGAGCAGGAACCGGCGGAGAAGAAGCAGGACTATTCGTTTCCGACCTGTTCAGAATGTACACCAAGTATGCGGATAAACAAGGCATCCGTCATGAGATCATAGATTCTTCTCCTACTGGGATAGGCGGATTAAAAGAGATCATCTTTGCGATGGAAAATGATAAGGCTTACGATCTTTTCAAATTCGAAGCAGGAACTCATAGAGTGCAAAGAATCCCTGCAACCGAATCCGGAGGAAGGATCCATACAAGTGCTGTGACCGTCGCAGTTTTGCCGGAAGCAGAAGAGTCCGAGATCAATATTAATGAAAACGATCTGAGAGTGGATGTGTATCGTTCTTCCGGATCCGGTGGTCAGCACGTTAACACCACTGACTCTGCAGTTCGTATCACTCACATTCCGACCGGGATCGCAGTTGCATGCCAGGATGAAAAATCCCAGCACAAGAACAAAGCAAAGGCGATGAGGATCTTGAGTGCTAGGATCTTGGAAAAGCAGGCGGAAGAAAAGAAAGCCGCGGCAGATGCTCTAAAAAAACAGATGGTCGGTTCAGGAGACAGATCCGAAAGAATACGAACTTATAATTTTCCGCAAGGAAGATGTACGGATCATAGGATTGGATTTACTAGTCATAATCTTTCTGCTATAATGGAAGGAGATCTGGATGACCTGATCAATGCCTTAACAGAAGAAGACAGAGTCAAGCGCCTCGCAAATTCACAGACAAATTAG
- a CDS encoding aminotransferase class I/II-fold pyridoxal phosphate-dependent enzyme yields the protein MILEIEEPHRRICGERIPFENIHAVSMSLPEVADVIGYEEKRTETLSRLKAGYPRFVAHAYIEKILDYNRETKGVDGPQFIVNSRKAADHIVSFFQVEGTRIIEDEGIITLTVPSHKENESKILSFIQHTGCLLSSRKAEDYLFKKGLIDSIYKEESRKEKPYETVEASLSALYPGKNLQVYLATSGMNAVYAAFRALDKVRAKEGKDIWLRLGWLYVDNIRILEKYSRGSHIFHDVVDLKELEEFLSKEGHRVAAILTESPTNPLIQVPDYPELKKLLEKYGIPLVADISVAGSAVVDLSPYADVIVESLTKFASGHADVMMGALFLNPSSAYFEKLKKDSPEFIEIPYIRDCERMAFELEGYMERVKEIGKNAAKLANFFSNHPKIKAVHWSGSEENHGNFSKIARDKDLHCGVITIEPGVPLEPFYNSLRLLKGPSFGTEFTLNMLYMYLAHYELVSTEAGRGFLKEVGLDPSLIRISIGRENPDLLIAEYKKALGD from the coding sequence ATGATACTAGAGATAGAAGAACCGCATCGAAGGATCTGCGGGGAAAGAATACCATTTGAAAACATACATGCGGTTTCCATGAGCCTTCCGGAAGTCGCCGACGTAATCGGATACGAAGAAAAAAGAACCGAAACTCTTTCCAGATTAAAAGCGGGATATCCTCGTTTTGTAGCTCATGCTTATATAGAAAAAATTTTAGATTATAATAGAGAAACTAAGGGAGTCGACGGCCCTCAATTTATTGTAAACTCCCGCAAAGCCGCTGATCATATCGTTTCATTCTTCCAGGTAGAAGGCACAAGAATTATAGAGGACGAAGGTATTATTACCTTAACCGTACCTTCTCATAAGGAAAACGAATCCAAAATATTGTCCTTCATCCAACATACAGGATGTTTATTATCTTCTCGTAAGGCAGAAGATTACTTATTTAAAAAAGGACTTATCGATTCTATATACAAAGAAGAATCCAGAAAAGAAAAACCTTATGAAACGGTAGAAGCATCATTATCCGCTTTATATCCGGGCAAAAATCTACAGGTATATCTGGCAACTTCCGGAATGAATGCGGTTTATGCCGCTTTTAGAGCATTAGATAAAGTTCGTGCAAAAGAAGGAAAAGATATCTGGCTCAGACTCGGATGGTTATACGTAGATAATATTAGAATATTAGAAAAATATTCTAGAGGCTCTCATATATTCCACGATGTGGTCGATCTAAAAGAATTGGAAGAATTCCTTTCTAAAGAAGGCCATAGAGTAGCCGCAATCCTTACTGAATCCCCTACAAATCCTCTCATCCAAGTTCCTGATTATCCTGAACTCAAAAAACTTTTGGAAAAATATGGAATTCCATTAGTAGCCGATATTTCCGTGGCGGGTTCTGCAGTTGTGGATCTTTCTCCATACGCGGATGTGATCGTCGAGAGTTTGACAAAGTTTGCATCCGGACATGCAGACGTGATGATGGGCGCTTTATTTTTGAATCCTTCTTCTGCATATTTTGAGAAGTTGAAAAAAGATTCTCCTGAATTTATAGAAATTCCTTATATCAGAGATTGCGAACGTATGGCCTTCGAGTTGGAAGGTTATATGGAAAGAGTTAAAGAGATAGGAAAGAATGCAGCTAAACTTGCAAACTTCTTCTCAAATCATCCTAAGATCAAAGCGGTTCATTGGAGTGGTTCGGAAGAAAATCACGGAAATTTTTCCAAGATTGCAAGGGATAAGGATCTGCATTGTGGAGTGATCACGATCGAACCTGGAGTTCCTTTGGAACCATTTTACAATTCTTTAAGATTGTTAAAGGGGCCAAGTTTCGGAACAGAATTCACTCTGAACATGTTGTACATGTACCTGGCTCATTATGAATTAGTTTCTACGGAAGCTGGAAGAGGATTTTTGAAAGAAGTAGGATTAGATCCAAGTCTTATCAGAATTTCTATCGGAAGAGAAAATCCGGATCTTTTAATTGCAGAATACAAAAAAGCTCTGGGGGATTAA
- a CDS encoding NUDIX domain-containing protein produces MSKHGFFQITQKVFLRKGKELLILRDRKSGFGDLPGGRMNEDEFYGDWLESLSRELKEEMGEACEIKIHPRPILIHKHRVSDGNHPCVIVAYHGEFVSGEITLSDEHDYISWVDAATYDPKPLFFEYMLDALQLYQKEYVPQIPDGKLNPKGWLV; encoded by the coding sequence TTGAGCAAACACGGTTTTTTTCAAATCACACAAAAGGTTTTTTTGCGAAAAGGAAAAGAACTTCTCATTCTTAGAGACCGCAAATCCGGATTCGGGGATCTTCCCGGCGGAAGGATGAACGAGGACGAATTTTACGGAGATTGGTTGGAAAGTTTGTCCAGAGAATTAAAAGAAGAAATGGGAGAAGCTTGTGAGATCAAGATCCACCCACGGCCCATCCTAATCCATAAACATAGGGTCAGCGATGGAAATCATCCATGTGTGATTGTAGCTTATCATGGAGAATTTGTATCAGGAGAGATTACTCTTTCAGATGAGCATGATTATATTTCTTGGGTGGATGCTGCGACTTACGATCCTAAACCTTTATTTTTCGAATACATGTTGGATGCTCTGCAATTGTACCAAAAAGAATATGTTCCCCAGATACCTGATGGTAAATTAAATCCTAAAGGTTGGTTGGTATGA